One region of Gilliamella sp. ESL0405 genomic DNA includes:
- the fbaA gene encoding class II fructose-bisphosphate aldolase has product MATKISDVVKPGVVTGDDVQKVFQVARENNFALPAVNCVDTNTINAVIETAAKVGSAVIVQFSNGGAQFIAGKGLKLDGQEAAVLGAISGAKHVHLMAEKYGVPVIVHTDHCAKKLLPWVDGLLDAGETHFAKTGKPLFSSHMIDLSEETLKDNIDICCQYLARMSAMKMTLELELGCTGGEEDGVDNSHMDSSALYTQPEDVAYAYERLSAISPRFTIAAAFGNVHGVYKPGNVKLTPKILDNSQKFISEKFNLPEKSLNFVFHGGSGSTPEEIAEAVSYGVVKMNIDTDTQWANWAGILEYYKANEAYLQGQLGNPEGADAPNKKYYDPRVWLRKGQESLVSRLELAFKELNAVNVL; this is encoded by the coding sequence ATGGCTACAAAGATTTCTGATGTCGTTAAACCTGGTGTTGTAACCGGTGATGATGTTCAAAAAGTGTTTCAAGTTGCTCGTGAAAATAATTTTGCATTACCCGCTGTTAACTGTGTTGACACTAATACAATTAATGCAGTAATTGAAACTGCGGCTAAAGTTGGTTCTGCTGTTATCGTTCAATTCTCTAACGGTGGCGCTCAATTTATCGCAGGTAAAGGATTGAAATTAGATGGGCAAGAAGCTGCTGTTTTAGGTGCGATTTCTGGTGCTAAACATGTTCACCTTATGGCTGAAAAATATGGCGTGCCTGTTATTGTTCATACTGACCATTGTGCAAAAAAATTATTACCATGGGTTGATGGATTACTTGATGCTGGCGAAACGCATTTTGCTAAAACCGGTAAACCACTATTTTCTTCACATATGATCGATCTATCTGAAGAGACATTAAAAGATAATATTGATATTTGTTGTCAATATCTTGCTCGTATGTCTGCAATGAAAATGACATTAGAACTTGAATTAGGTTGTACTGGTGGTGAAGAAGACGGTGTTGACAATAGCCATATGGATAGTTCAGCACTTTATACTCAACCAGAAGACGTTGCTTACGCTTATGAACGTTTAAGCGCAATTAGCCCACGTTTTACCATTGCGGCTGCATTCGGTAACGTACATGGTGTTTATAAACCAGGTAATGTTAAATTAACGCCAAAAATTCTTGATAACTCTCAAAAATTTATATCAGAAAAATTCAATTTACCTGAAAAATCACTAAACTTCGTATTCCATGGCGGTTCTGGCTCTACACCAGAAGAGATTGCTGAAGCAGTAAGTTACGGTGTTGTTAAAATGAACATTGATACTGATACTCAATGGGCTAACTGGGCAGGTATCTTAGAATATTATAAAGCGAACGAAGCTTACTTACAGGGTCAATTAGGTAACCCTGAAGGTGCCGATGCGCCAAATAAAAAATACTATGATCCACGCGTATGGTTACGTAAAGGTCAAGAGTCTTTAGTTTCACGTTTAGAACTTGCATTTAAAGAGCTTAATGCAGTAAACGTACTTTAA
- the rplJ gene encoding 50S ribosomal protein L10: MALNLQNKQEIVAEVNEIAKGALSAVVADSRGVTVEKMTALRKSAREAGVYMRVVRNTLLRRVVEDTQYECLKDTFVGPTLIAFSNEHPGAAARIFKAFAKENDNFEIKAAAFEGELITAANIDRLATLPTYEEALARLMSTMKEAAAGKLVRTLAAVRDQKQAA, translated from the coding sequence ATGGCACTAAATCTTCAAAATAAACAAGAAATTGTTGCTGAAGTTAACGAAATCGCCAAAGGTGCGCTATCTGCAGTTGTTGCTGACTCTCGTGGCGTAACTGTAGAAAAAATGACTGCATTACGTAAATCTGCTCGTGAAGCTGGTGTTTATATGCGTGTTGTTCGTAATACGCTATTACGCCGTGTTGTAGAGGACACTCAATATGAGTGTTTAAAAGATACGTTTGTTGGTCCTACTCTAATTGCATTTTCAAACGAGCACCCAGGTGCCGCAGCGCGTATTTTTAAAGCGTTCGCTAAAGAAAATGATAATTTTGAGATTAAAGCCGCAGCCTTTGAAGGTGAGTTGATTACCGCAGCGAACATTGATCGCTTAGCAACATTACCTACTTATGAAGAAGCATTAGCTCGCTTGATGTCAACCATGAAAGAAGCCGCAGCTGGCAAATTGGTTCGTACTCTTGCAGCGGTTCGCGATCAAAAACAAGCTGCTTAA
- the rplK gene encoding 50S ribosomal protein L11, with the protein MAKKVQAYIKLQVAAGAANPSPPVGPALGQHGVNIMEFCKAFNAKTESMEKGLPIPVVITVYSDRSFTFVTKTPPAAVLLKKAAKIKSGSGEPNKKKVGKVTSAQIREIAELKAADMNGATIETMMRSIEGTARSMGLEVEG; encoded by the coding sequence ATGGCAAAGAAAGTACAAGCCTACATCAAGTTGCAAGTTGCAGCTGGTGCAGCAAATCCTAGTCCACCAGTTGGTCCAGCACTTGGTCAACATGGTGTTAACATCATGGAATTCTGTAAAGCATTTAACGCTAAAACAGAAAGCATGGAAAAAGGTCTACCTATTCCTGTTGTTATTACAGTATATTCTGACCGTTCATTTACTTTTGTTACTAAAACCCCACCAGCAGCTGTATTATTGAAAAAAGCTGCAAAAATCAAGTCTGGTTCTGGCGAACCTAACAAGAAAAAAGTTGGTAAAGTAACGAGTGCGCAAATTCGCGAAATCGCTGAATTAAAAGCTGCAGATATGAATGGTGCTACCATTGAAACGATGATGCGTTCTATCGAAGGAACTGCACGTTCAATGGGCTTGGAAGTGGAGGGTTAA
- the pgk gene encoding phosphoglycerate kinase, whose protein sequence is MSIIRMQDLDLKGKRLFIRSDLNVPVKNGKVTSDARIKASLPTIEEAIKKGAKVMVTSHIGRPTEGEYNPEFSLQPVVDYLKEHVSFPVRLVKDYLNGVDVKEGELVVLENVRFNVGEGKDDEALSKKYAALCDIYVMDAFGTAHRAQASTHGVGKFAPIACAGPLLAAELDALGKALDNPARPMVAIVAGSKVSTKLTVLDSLSKIADQIIVGGGIANTFIAAEGYNVGKSLYEADLIPEAKKLMANCHIPVPTDVRVATEFSETATATEKSVADVKENDQILDLGDKSAEALADIIKKAKTILWNGPVGVFEFPNFRRGTEIVAKAIADSDGFSIAGGGDTLAAIDLFGIEDKISYISTGGGAFLEFVEGKKLPAVAMLEERAKA, encoded by the coding sequence ATGTCTATTATTAGAATGCAAGATCTTGATCTAAAAGGAAAACGCTTATTTATTCGCTCAGATCTTAATGTGCCAGTCAAAAATGGTAAGGTAACCTCTGATGCTCGTATTAAAGCATCATTACCAACTATTGAAGAAGCAATTAAAAAAGGCGCTAAAGTAATGGTTACTTCACACATTGGGCGTCCAACGGAAGGTGAATATAACCCAGAGTTTTCATTACAACCTGTAGTTGATTACTTAAAAGAGCATGTTTCTTTCCCTGTACGTTTAGTTAAAGATTACTTAAACGGTGTTGATGTTAAAGAAGGCGAACTTGTTGTGCTTGAAAACGTTCGTTTTAATGTGGGTGAAGGTAAAGATGACGAAGCTTTATCAAAAAAATATGCGGCACTTTGTGATATCTATGTCATGGATGCATTTGGTACTGCTCACCGTGCGCAAGCTTCAACTCATGGTGTTGGTAAATTTGCCCCGATCGCTTGTGCCGGTCCTTTATTAGCCGCCGAACTTGATGCGTTAGGTAAAGCGCTAGATAATCCAGCTCGCCCAATGGTTGCAATTGTTGCCGGTTCAAAAGTATCAACTAAATTAACTGTACTTGATTCTTTATCAAAAATTGCCGATCAAATTATCGTTGGTGGTGGTATTGCTAATACTTTCATCGCAGCAGAAGGCTACAATGTTGGTAAATCACTTTATGAAGCTGATTTAATCCCTGAAGCGAAAAAATTAATGGCTAACTGCCATATTCCTGTCCCGACTGATGTGCGTGTTGCAACTGAATTTAGCGAAACAGCAACAGCGACTGAAAAATCAGTTGCCGATGTTAAAGAAAATGATCAAATTCTTGATTTAGGCGACAAATCAGCTGAAGCATTAGCCGACATTATCAAAAAAGCCAAAACGATCTTATGGAATGGCCCTGTAGGCGTATTTGAGTTCCCTAATTTCCGTCGTGGTACTGAGATTGTTGCTAAAGCAATTGCTGATAGCGATGGCTTCTCAATTGCTGGTGGTGGTGATACATTAGCTGCGATTGATTTATTTGGTATTGAAGATAAAATCTCTTATATTTCAACTGGTGGCGGTGCCTTCCTAGAGTTTGTAGAAGGTAAAAAACTTCCTGCTGTTGCAATGCTAGAAGAGAGAGCAAAAGCGTAA
- the rplA gene encoding 50S ribosomal protein L1 produces MAKLSKKAKLIREKVNATKQYEINEAIALLKELATAKFTESVDVAVNLGIDSRKSDQNVRGAIVLPHGTGRSVRVAVFTQGANAEAAKEAGAELVGMDDLADQIKKGEMDFDVVIASPDAMRVVGQLGQILGPRGLMPNPKVGTVTPNVAEAVKNAKAGQIRYRNDKNGIIHTTIGKADFDADKLKENLEALLVALKRAKPASSKGVFIKKVSLSTTMGAGVAIDQATLNATV; encoded by the coding sequence ATGGCTAAATTATCTAAGAAAGCTAAACTTATCCGCGAAAAAGTGAATGCGACTAAACAATATGAAATCAATGAAGCAATCGCTTTATTAAAAGAGCTTGCTACTGCTAAATTTACTGAAAGCGTTGACGTTGCTGTTAATTTAGGTATCGATTCACGTAAATCAGATCAAAACGTTCGTGGCGCAATCGTGCTTCCACATGGTACCGGACGTAGTGTTCGTGTTGCTGTGTTCACACAAGGCGCAAATGCTGAAGCCGCTAAAGAAGCTGGTGCTGAATTAGTTGGTATGGACGATCTTGCTGATCAAATCAAAAAAGGCGAAATGGATTTTGATGTTGTTATTGCATCTCCAGACGCTATGCGTGTTGTTGGTCAATTAGGTCAAATTTTAGGGCCACGTGGTTTAATGCCAAACCCTAAAGTCGGTACTGTAACACCTAACGTTGCTGAAGCAGTGAAAAACGCTAAAGCTGGTCAAATCCGTTACCGTAATGATAAAAATGGTATTATCCATACTACTATCGGTAAAGCTGATTTTGATGCAGATAAGCTTAAAGAGAATTTAGAAGCATTACTTGTTGCATTAAAACGTGCAAAACCAGCTTCATCAAAAGGCGTATTTATTAAGAAAGTAAGCCTTTCTACAACAATGGGCGCTGGTGTTGCTATCGATCAAGCAACATTAAATGCAACTGTTTAA
- the rplL gene encoding 50S ribosomal protein L7/L12 translates to MSITKEQILDAVAEMSVMDVVELVSMMEEKFGVSAAAAVAVAAAGPAEAAEEKSEFDVILKDVGANKVAVIKAVRGATGLGLKEAKDLVESAPATVKEGVSKADADELKKALEESGAVVELK, encoded by the coding sequence ATGTCTATCACTAAAGAACAAATTTTAGATGCAGTTGCTGAAATGTCTGTAATGGACGTTGTTGAACTTGTATCAATGATGGAAGAAAAATTTGGCGTTTCTGCAGCAGCAGCTGTAGCAGTTGCAGCAGCTGGTCCAGCTGAAGCAGCAGAAGAAAAATCTGAATTTGATGTAATCTTAAAAGATGTTGGCGCTAACAAAGTAGCGGTTATCAAAGCCGTTCGTGGTGCAACTGGTTTAGGCTTAAAAGAAGCTAAAGATCTTGTTGAATCAGCTCCAGCAACAGTTAAAGAAGGCGTTAGCAAAGCTGATGCAGATGAACTTAAAAAGGCACTTGAAGAATCTGGTGCAGTTGTCGAACTTAAATAA
- the rpoB gene encoding DNA-directed RNA polymerase subunit beta, with product MVYSYTEKKRIRKNFGKRPQVLDIPYLLSIQLDSFQKFIEQDPEGQYGLEAAFRSIFPIKSYSGNAELQYVSFKMGEPVFDVKECQIRGITYSAPLRVKLRLVIYDKDAPEGTVKDIKEQDVYMGEIPLMTDNGTFVINGTERVIVSQLHRSPGVFFDSDKGKTHSSGKVLYNARIIPYRGSWLDFEFDPKDNLFARIDRRRKLPATIILRALGYETEEILDIFFEKTIFEVGKSKLKMDLVPERLRGETALFDIESKGKVYAEKGRRITARHIRELEKDKVTKIDVPVEYIVNKVLAKNYVNEATGEIIAAANTPISLELLLELTNAGHKKIETLFTNDLDHGPFISETLNVDSTRDRLGALVEIYRMMRPGEPPTKEAAEALFDNLFFSDERYDLSAVGRMKFNRSLGRDDIEGESVLTKGDIVDVMKKLIAIRNGHGEVDDIDHLGNRRIRSVGEMAENQFRIGLVRVERAVKERLSLGDLDSLMPQDMINAKPISAAIREFFGSSQLSQFMDQNNPLSEITHKRRISALGPGGLTRERAGFEVRDVHPTHYGRVCPIETPEGPNIGLINSLAVYSRTNEYGFLETPYRRVIDGIVTDEINYLSAIDESEFVIAQANSNLDDNGRFKEDLVTCRLNGESGLYSPEQVHYMDVSTQQIVSVGASLIPFLEHDDANRALMGANMQRQAVPTLKAEKPFVGTGMERAVAVDSGVTAVARRGGTVQYVDASRIVINVNDDEMYAGETGIDIYNLTKYTRSNQNTCINQIPCVELGEKVERGDVLADGPSTDLGELALGQNMRVAFMPWNGYNFEDSILVSEKVVQDDRFTSIHIQELSCVSRDTKLGAEEITADIPNVGEAALSKLDESGIVYIGAEVKGGDILVGKVTPKGETQLTPEEKLLRAIFGEKASDVKDTSLRVPNGVSGTVIDVQVFTRDGVQKDKRALEIEDMQLKQARKDLTEELKILEAALFARIRDVLISGGIKAEKLDALPREKWLTIGISNESKQEQLEQLAEQHEEIKAEFNKKLEAKRMKITQGDDLQPGVLKIVKVYLAVKRQIQPGDKMAGRHGNKGVISKINPIEDMPYDDKGRPVDIVLNPLGVPSRMNIGQILETHLGMAAKGIGQKIDTMLKEQQELAKLREFIQKAYDLGLGAAQKVNVAEFTDQEVMTLAQNLRNGMPLATPVFDGAKEQEIKSLLELGDLPTSGQITLYDGRTGEQFERPVTVGYMYMLKLNHLVDDKMHARSTGSYSLVTQQPLGGKAQFGGQRFGEMEVWALEAYGAAYTLQEMLTVKSDDVNGRTKMYKNIVDGDHRMEPAIPESFNVLLKEIRSLGINIELDEE from the coding sequence ATGGTTTACTCTTATACCGAGAAAAAACGAATTCGTAAGAATTTTGGTAAGCGTCCACAAGTCTTGGATATACCGTATCTTCTTTCTATTCAACTTGATTCGTTCCAGAAATTTATTGAGCAAGACCCGGAAGGTCAATATGGTCTAGAAGCCGCTTTTCGTTCAATATTTCCGATAAAAAGTTATAGTGGTAACGCTGAGTTACAATACGTGAGCTTTAAAATGGGCGAACCTGTGTTTGATGTTAAAGAATGTCAAATTAGAGGGATCACTTACTCAGCACCGTTGCGCGTAAAATTACGTTTAGTTATTTATGATAAAGATGCGCCAGAAGGAACAGTAAAAGATATTAAAGAGCAAGACGTCTACATGGGCGAAATTCCTTTAATGACGGACAACGGAACATTTGTGATCAACGGTACAGAACGTGTAATCGTATCACAATTACATCGTAGTCCTGGTGTGTTCTTTGATAGTGATAAAGGTAAAACACACTCTTCTGGTAAAGTTTTATATAATGCTCGGATTATTCCTTATCGTGGCTCTTGGCTTGATTTCGAATTTGATCCAAAAGATAATCTTTTTGCTCGTATTGACCGTCGTCGTAAACTACCAGCAACAATCATTCTACGTGCGTTAGGTTATGAAACTGAAGAAATTTTAGATATATTCTTTGAAAAGACCATTTTTGAAGTTGGCAAATCAAAATTAAAAATGGATCTTGTTCCGGAGCGTTTACGTGGTGAAACAGCGCTATTTGATATTGAATCTAAAGGCAAAGTTTATGCTGAAAAAGGTCGTCGAATTACTGCGCGTCATATCCGTGAACTGGAAAAAGACAAAGTTACTAAAATTGATGTACCTGTTGAATATATCGTTAATAAAGTTCTGGCAAAAAATTATGTCAATGAAGCAACAGGCGAAATTATTGCCGCTGCTAATACACCAATTTCATTAGAACTATTATTGGAATTAACCAACGCAGGTCACAAGAAAATTGAAACCTTATTCACTAATGACTTAGATCATGGTCCATTCATTTCTGAAACATTGAATGTCGATTCAACTCGTGATCGTTTAGGTGCATTAGTTGAAATTTATCGAATGATGCGTCCGGGCGAGCCACCAACAAAAGAGGCTGCCGAAGCGTTATTTGACAACTTATTCTTCTCTGACGAGCGTTATGATCTCTCTGCTGTTGGACGAATGAAGTTCAACCGTTCTTTAGGACGTGACGATATTGAAGGCGAAAGCGTCTTAACGAAAGGTGATATCGTTGATGTTATGAAGAAACTTATCGCTATCCGTAATGGCCATGGCGAAGTGGATGATATCGACCATTTAGGTAATCGTCGTATTCGTAGCGTCGGGGAAATGGCAGAAAACCAATTCCGTATTGGTTTAGTTCGTGTAGAACGAGCTGTGAAAGAGCGTCTATCTTTAGGCGATCTTGATTCATTAATGCCACAAGATATGATTAATGCTAAACCAATCTCAGCGGCAATCCGTGAGTTCTTTGGCTCTAGCCAGTTATCACAGTTTATGGATCAAAACAATCCATTATCTGAAATAACACATAAACGTCGTATTTCGGCGTTAGGTCCGGGTGGTTTAACTCGTGAACGTGCAGGCTTTGAGGTGCGTGACGTACATCCAACTCATTATGGTCGTGTCTGTCCGATTGAAACGCCGGAAGGTCCAAATATCGGTTTGATTAACTCATTAGCGGTTTATTCACGTACCAATGAATACGGATTCTTAGAAACGCCGTACCGCCGAGTGATTGACGGTATTGTAACTGATGAAATTAACTATTTATCAGCAATTGACGAAAGTGAATTTGTTATCGCACAGGCTAACTCAAACCTTGATGACAATGGTCGCTTTAAAGAAGATTTAGTGACTTGTCGTTTAAATGGTGAATCTGGTTTATACAGCCCGGAACAAGTTCATTATATGGACGTATCAACACAACAAATCGTTTCTGTTGGTGCTTCATTAATCCCATTCCTTGAGCACGATGATGCGAACCGTGCCTTGATGGGTGCGAACATGCAACGTCAAGCTGTGCCGACGTTAAAAGCTGAAAAACCATTTGTTGGTACGGGTATGGAACGTGCGGTTGCGGTTGACTCAGGTGTAACAGCGGTTGCTCGTCGTGGCGGTACAGTACAATATGTTGATGCTTCACGTATTGTTATTAACGTTAACGATGATGAAATGTATGCCGGTGAAACAGGTATTGATATTTACAACTTAACTAAATATACCCGTTCTAACCAAAATACTTGTATTAACCAAATTCCATGCGTGGAATTAGGCGAAAAAGTTGAACGTGGCGATGTACTTGCAGACGGTCCATCAACCGATTTAGGTGAGTTAGCACTTGGTCAAAATATGCGCGTGGCATTTATGCCATGGAATGGTTATAACTTCGAGGATTCTATTTTAGTTTCTGAAAAAGTGGTACAAGATGACCGTTTTACATCGATTCATATTCAAGAGCTATCTTGTGTATCTCGTGACACTAAATTAGGTGCGGAAGAGATTACTGCCGATATTCCTAATGTGGGTGAAGCAGCACTATCTAAATTAGATGAATCAGGTATTGTTTATATCGGCGCTGAAGTAAAAGGTGGTGATATTCTGGTTGGTAAAGTAACGCCTAAAGGCGAAACGCAATTAACACCAGAAGAGAAATTACTACGTGCTATTTTCGGTGAAAAAGCATCTGATGTTAAAGATACTTCATTACGCGTACCAAATGGTGTTTCCGGTACGGTTATTGATGTTCAAGTCTTCACTCGTGACGGTGTACAAAAAGATAAACGTGCACTTGAAATTGAAGATATGCAACTTAAACAAGCACGAAAAGATCTGACTGAAGAGCTTAAGATCTTAGAAGCAGCATTATTTGCTCGTATTCGTGATGTGTTAATTTCAGGTGGAATTAAGGCAGAAAAATTAGATGCACTACCACGTGAAAAATGGCTAACAATTGGTATCTCAAACGAAAGCAAGCAAGAGCAATTAGAGCAACTTGCTGAGCAGCACGAAGAGATCAAAGCTGAGTTTAACAAGAAACTTGAAGCTAAGCGCATGAAGATCACACAAGGTGATGATCTACAACCTGGTGTGCTTAAAATTGTTAAAGTTTACTTAGCGGTTAAACGCCAAATCCAACCGGGTGATAAAATGGCGGGTCGTCATGGTAACAAAGGGGTTATTTCGAAAATTAACCCAATTGAAGATATGCCATATGATGACAAAGGCCGTCCAGTTGATATCGTGTTAAACCCACTAGGGGTTCCGTCTCGTATGAATATTGGACAGATCCTGGAAACTCACTTAGGTATGGCTGCTAAAGGTATTGGTCAAAAAATTGATACCATGCTAAAAGAGCAACAAGAGTTAGCTAAGTTACGTGAATTTATCCAAAAAGCTTATGATCTTGGTCTAGGTGCGGCACAAAAAGTCAATGTAGCTGAATTTACCGATCAAGAAGTGATGACTTTAGCACAAAACTTACGTAATGGTATGCCACTTGCTACACCAGTGTTTGACGGTGCAAAAGAGCAAGAAATCAAGTCATTACTTGAGCTGGGCGATTTACCAACTTCAGGTCAAATTACATTGTATGATGGCCGAACTGGTGAACAATTTGAACGCCCGGTTACCGTTGGTTACATGTACATGCTTAAGTTAAATCATTTAGTTGATGACAAAATGCATGCTCGTTCTACTGGTTCATATAGTCTTGTTACTCAACAACCATTGGGCGGTAAAGCTCAATTTGGTGGACAACGTTTCGGTGAGATGGAAGTGTGGGCACTTGAAGCATATGGTGCAGCTTACACCTTACAAGAAATGTTAACTGTTAAGTCAGATGACGTGAACGGTCGTACTAAGATGTATAAAAATATTGTAGATGGTGATCATCGTATGGAACCTGCGATCCCAGAATCGTTTAATGTATTATTAAAAGAGATTCGTTCGTTAGGTATTAATATCGAGTTAGACGAAGAGTAA
- the rpsT gene encoding 30S ribosomal protein S20: MANIKSAKKRAVQSEKRRKHNASNRSMMRTYIKKVYAAVAAGDKQTAEVAFKDMQAVVDRQAARGLIHKNKAARHKANLVKQIKALA; the protein is encoded by the coding sequence TTGGCTAATATCAAATCAGCTAAGAAACGTGCGGTTCAATCTGAAAAACGCCGTAAACATAATGCTAGTAACCGTTCAATGATGCGTACTTATATTAAAAAAGTTTACGCAGCTGTTGCAGCTGGTGATAAACAAACAGCTGAAGTAGCATTCAAAGACATGCAAGCAGTTGTTGACCGTCAAGCAGCTCGTGGCTTAATCCACAAAAATAAAGCTGCACGTCATAAAGCGAATTTAGTTAAACAGATTAAAGCATTAGCGTAA